The following proteins come from a genomic window of Streptomyces liliiviolaceus:
- a CDS encoding AMP-binding protein — protein sequence MSVNKKRPARVRNTVDNLYRYLMGACEATPDKPAVIELADTGDGVATTSYAQLRERVETYEDALADLGLDVGDRVVLESDTSASAIALYLACCLLGLPFVPVSPETPTKRLLSIIDSARPALYLQTERGGRDGIPPEVGTARFGPDGLTVGRAPQPRIRHRREVVPTDPAYIIFTSGTTGRPKGVVMSHRANTAFFRAVLGLGLIAPDDRVATTSPLQFDFSLLDIGMALGAGATVVAVPRDRLRWPRRFLGFLRDAGATHVHGVPSIWRPVLRTEPDALAELGLRGVLFCGEEFPLAELRRFQALSPSTRIINCYGATESMACSFTDVPNPLPEDLERLSIGFAHPGAELMLADERGRPVTRPGVVGEMYLRGPSLFSGYWNDPDATRAALVPDPLNPASGQIVFRTGDLAHQGPDGAMYFRSRADSQVQIRGNRVELAEVRRRLMDFPGIADAVAMVVPGSGADPVLCAFAVMERGIPEPGRRELRAHCAEALPDYMVPQELQVLEELPVTENGKVDRAVLAARLTTPPSFRGR from the coding sequence ATGAGTGTGAACAAAAAACGGCCGGCCCGTGTACGGAACACGGTCGACAACCTTTATCGCTACCTGATGGGAGCCTGCGAGGCCACGCCCGACAAACCCGCCGTGATCGAGCTCGCGGACACCGGCGACGGTGTCGCGACGACCAGCTACGCGCAGTTGCGGGAACGGGTCGAGACCTACGAGGACGCGCTCGCCGACCTGGGCCTGGACGTCGGAGACCGGGTGGTCCTGGAGTCCGACACCTCGGCGTCGGCGATCGCGCTGTACCTGGCCTGCTGCCTGCTCGGCCTGCCGTTCGTGCCGGTGAGCCCCGAGACCCCGACCAAACGGCTGCTGTCGATCATCGACAGCGCGCGCCCCGCCCTGTACCTGCAGACCGAGCGCGGGGGCCGCGACGGCATCCCGCCCGAGGTCGGCACCGCCCGGTTCGGCCCCGACGGGCTGACCGTCGGACGTGCTCCGCAGCCCAGGATCCGGCACCGGCGCGAAGTCGTCCCCACGGACCCGGCGTACATCATCTTCACCTCCGGCACGACCGGCCGCCCCAAGGGCGTCGTCATGAGCCACCGGGCCAACACCGCTTTCTTCCGCGCGGTCCTCGGGCTCGGCCTCATCGCACCGGACGACCGCGTCGCCACCACGTCACCGCTCCAGTTCGACTTCTCCCTGCTCGACATCGGCATGGCGCTCGGCGCCGGGGCGACCGTGGTCGCGGTGCCCCGCGACCGGCTGCGCTGGCCGCGGCGGTTCCTCGGCTTCCTCCGTGACGCGGGCGCGACCCATGTGCACGGGGTGCCGTCGATCTGGCGGCCCGTGCTGCGCACCGAACCGGACGCGCTGGCCGAACTCGGCCTGCGGGGAGTGCTCTTCTGCGGCGAGGAGTTCCCGCTGGCCGAACTGCGCCGTTTCCAGGCCCTGTCGCCGTCGACGCGGATCATCAACTGCTACGGCGCCACCGAGTCGATGGCGTGCTCGTTCACCGACGTGCCGAACCCCCTGCCCGAGGATCTGGAACGGCTGTCGATCGGCTTCGCTCATCCGGGGGCCGAGCTGATGCTCGCCGACGAACGCGGCCGGCCGGTCACCCGTCCCGGTGTCGTCGGGGAGATGTACCTCCGCGGCCCCTCGCTGTTCAGCGGCTACTGGAACGACCCCGACGCCACGCGGGCGGCGCTCGTGCCCGACCCGCTGAACCCGGCCTCGGGCCAGATCGTGTTCCGCACCGGCGATCTGGCGCACCAGGGGCCGGACGGGGCGATGTACTTCCGCTCCCGCGCCGACTCGCAGGTCCAGATCCGCGGCAACCGCGTCGAACTCGCCGAGGTACGGCGCCGGCTCATGGACTTCCCCGGCATCGCCGACGCGGTGGCCATGGTGGTGCCGGGCTCCGGGGCCGACCCGGTGCTGTGCGCCTTCGCCGTCATGGAACGCGGCATCCCCGAGCCCGGCCGCAGGGAACTGCGCGCCCACTGCGCGGAGGCGCTGCCCGACTACATGGTCCCGCAGGAACTCCAGGTCCTGGAGGAACTGCCCGTCACCGAGAACGGCAAAGTCGACAGGGCGGTGCTGGCCGCGCGGCTCACCACCCCGCCGTCCTTTAGGGGCCGATAA
- a CDS encoding ACP S-malonyltransferase, with protein sequence MDTGLRTEAAMIFPAISPASFSNVGKFMLMNPAARRLSAEADEVLGYSLLDRFRAAEGDYEESARIAFLVNCLAMAEWATGTLGAKPVVYAGPSFGGTPAAVHSGALDFSEAVRLTALTGRRIEEYFTREYRDVVTQSFARTPEDRLAELLSELDDRGDWYDVSCYVDHDFYMLSVREHRLGWLNERLRALGGLPLSTMRPPMHSSAFRALRQTLESEVYADADFGDPALPVVSDHDGSLLRSGGELRTLLLDAAVRPVRWPVVMRTLRDLGVGTLHVCGPDNLWGRVRCVTDHFEVVALKPEVAMRPRRRDVAV encoded by the coding sequence ATGGATACCGGCCTCCGTACGGAAGCCGCGATGATCTTTCCCGCAATCAGTCCGGCGAGTTTCTCGAATGTCGGGAAGTTCATGCTCATGAATCCGGCCGCCCGCCGCCTTTCGGCCGAGGCGGACGAGGTGCTCGGATACTCACTCCTCGACCGCTTCCGTGCCGCCGAAGGCGATTACGAGGAATCCGCACGGATAGCGTTCCTGGTGAACTGTCTGGCCATGGCGGAATGGGCGACCGGGACACTCGGGGCGAAACCGGTGGTCTACGCCGGGCCGAGCTTCGGCGGGACGCCCGCCGCGGTGCACTCGGGCGCGCTCGACTTCTCCGAGGCGGTGCGGCTGACCGCCCTGACGGGCCGGCGCATCGAGGAGTACTTCACGCGTGAGTACCGCGACGTGGTCACCCAGTCGTTCGCCCGCACCCCCGAGGACCGGCTGGCGGAGCTGCTGAGCGAGCTGGACGACCGGGGCGACTGGTACGACGTCTCCTGCTACGTCGACCACGACTTCTACATGCTCTCGGTGCGTGAGCACCGCCTGGGCTGGCTGAACGAGCGGCTGCGCGCGCTGGGCGGGCTGCCCCTGTCCACGATGCGCCCGCCCATGCACTCCAGCGCCTTCCGCGCCCTTCGCCAGACGCTGGAGAGCGAGGTGTACGCGGACGCCGACTTCGGCGACCCGGCGCTTCCGGTGGTGTCGGACCACGACGGTTCGCTGCTGCGGTCGGGCGGGGAGCTGCGCACGCTGCTGCTGGACGCGGCGGTGCGGCCGGTGCGGTGGCCGGTCGTGATGCGGACCCTGCGGGACCTCGGCGTCGGCACGCTCCATGTGTGCGGCCCCGACAATCTGTGGGGGCGGGTGCGGTGCGTGACCGACCATTTCGAGGTCGTGGCACTCAAACCGGAGGTGGCCATGCGGCCGCGCCGCCGGGACGTCGCCGTATGA
- a CDS encoding acyl carrier protein, which yields MWDSRFEEILRQRLPFLSAGDSLAGDSSLRDFGLDSMGAVELLASLESTFQVRFVDDALDMANFATPGTLWSTLSRMRETAA from the coding sequence ATGTGGGATTCTCGGTTCGAGGAGATTCTGCGGCAACGGCTGCCTTTTCTCTCGGCAGGCGACTCGCTGGCCGGGGACAGCAGTCTGCGTGATTTCGGCCTGGATTCCATGGGCGCGGTCGAACTGCTGGCGTCGCTGGAGAGCACGTTCCAGGTGCGGTTCGTGGACGATGCGCTCGACATGGCCAACTTCGCCACGCCCGGCACGCTGTGGTCGACCCTCTCCCGGATGCGGGAAACGGCCGCCTGA